One window of the Cydia amplana chromosome 26, ilCydAmpl1.1, whole genome shotgun sequence genome contains the following:
- the LOC134660203 gene encoding uncharacterized protein LOC134660203, which yields MTNLDYEHMNSVLVHIEGILNSRPLTPLSSDPSDLVPLCPAHFLIGRTITLPPAPQVEETRPLTTLSKYMRVQQLKAHFWKRYSKEYISELQSRSKWRTQGAHPQLGEMVVIKDDRLPPYRWLLGRVTAVHPGSDGVNRVADVLTTTGTLRRAYNRLCPLPSTLDQAAPDPRGAAC from the coding sequence ATGACAAATTTAGACTACGAACACATGAATTCGGTTTTGGTTCATATAGAGGGGATACTTAATTCTAGACCTCTCACTCCTCTTTCTTCTGATCCTTCAGATCTAGTTCCTTTATGTCCAGCACATTTTCTAATTGGGCGAACGATCACATTGCCACCTGCACCCCAGGTGGAAGAAACTCGACCACTTACGACGCTCTCCAAATACATGAGGGTGCAACAGCTCAAGGCTCATTTTTGGAAAAGATACTCAAAAGAATACATTTCAGAGCTCCAGTCCCGCAGCAAGTGGCGCACTCAGGGTGCGCATCCACAGCTGGGCGAGATGGTCGTCATCAAGGATGACCGCCTACCACCATACCGATGGCTGCTCGGACGAGTCACAGCCGTCCACCCGGGCAGCGACGGCGTCAACCGCGTCGCCGACGTCCTCACCACTACGGGGACCCTACGCAGAGCATACAATCGGCTCTGCCCACTTCCATCAACATTGGATCAGGCAGCTCCTGACCCAAGGGGGGCAGCCTGTTAA